CATCAAATGAGCAAAACTCCTTTGCTTTTGTATGGATCTTCCTCCAAACAGTCCGATTAAAGGAATAACCCACATTGCCCATTTTCTCAGCAACCAGCATATCCCAGCCTTCTCCGATGGAGTTCACATCCATGGGTGACAAGTTGGCAGCATAACACTCAGGGCATTTCATGGGCTTCAATCCTATAAGCAACTGAAGGTTCCGGTAAGCATTCGGATAGATATAATGGTCCTCTTCAATGAAAAGAATGTGACCAGAGAATCCCTTGGTTTCCTCCATACCATCCCACACAGTATTCATCATCCACCACCAGTGATGCTTCAATGAGACGGTCCTTGGTGACCTGTGGTTACCATATTGGTCAGCTGTCCCATTACACTTGGTCACGATGGGGTCATCCTTATCGTGGCAATCACCAGGCGAGACGCCCGGAAAGCCATCGGGGAATAAGTGCGGAGAGTAGGGCGCAAAGATCTGCTTGGCCTGGCAGAACCGGATGTCCTGAACGATCCTGTCCATCTCGGCGAAGTAGCCATCGTGGCTGACGATCAGCATTGTCTCGCTGATCCCCTCCACAGCCGCGAGGCTGCTTACTACCAACCGGAGGTACTGGGGGCGGTTGTGCACGTAAAGGACGATCTTTGTGTGATCCTTGGCCAGGTTTGGAAAACGATCCATGTTCCTGGGGGGCAATTTGTTCCTCTGATCCAAGGACATGGACAGGATGCTCTGTTTCG
Above is a genomic segment from Musa acuminata AAA Group cultivar baxijiao chromosome BXJ3-4, Cavendish_Baxijiao_AAA, whole genome shotgun sequence containing:
- the LOC108952514 gene encoding alpha-1,6-mannosyl-glycoprotein 2-beta-N-acetylglucosaminyltransferase-like; the protein is MLLSTPQFTISSQLPRSGFQESSSQLVPPPPRPASASSSASSSSSFSALHRFFLRKSRAVKDALPLRRMLPFALLVLLAVLLVTFLLRVGTVTSSSSFVNMYGGSAVWETDRSLVIHLKSELKLPKQSILSMSLDQRNKLPPRNMDRFPNLAKDHTKIVLYVHNRPQYLRLVVSSLAAVEGISETMLIVSHDGYFAEMDRIVQDIRFCQAKQIFAPYSPHLFPDGFPGVSPGDCHDKDDPIVTKCNGTADQYGNHRSPRTVSLKHHWWWMMNTVWDGMEETKGFSGHILFIEEDHYIYPNAYRNLQLLIGLKPMKCPECYAANLSPMDVNSIGEGWDMLVAEKMGNVGYSFNRTVWRKIHTKAKEFCSFDEYNWDITMWATVYPSFGTPVYTLRGPRRSAAHFGKCGLHQGRGKSSSCIDNGEARFQLDEIDKILNIKPDWKVHVVKKQSGYQAGFKGWGGWGDERDRELCLSFAYMYHDVQISSG